The sequence below is a genomic window from Candidatus Neomarinimicrobiota bacterium.
CCATAAATCTTTGTGCCAACTCTTTCTTGCCGGCTTTATCCAGGAAAAGGGCGTAAATGTGATAGAGTGTACTCGTTTTGGGATCTTTCGGCTCATGAGGCGGCGTATCGTCCGTAACGATGGACATGATCTGCCGTGTCAGGTCCTCTTTATCACAGAAAATCTCAATTGTGTTGTCGTACGATTTTGACATCTTCTGACCATCTATACCCGGGATTAGTCCAATATCCTCTTCTATAAGCGCCTCCGGGATGATGAATGTTTCGCCATAGGTTGCATTAAAGCGCACGGCAATATCACGGGTCATCTCCAGATGCTGTTTCTGATCCTTGCCCACCGGCACCACTTCACCGCCAAAAAGAAGTATATCCGCCGCCATGAGGACGGGATAACTGAACAGGCCGTGATGAGGTGTTATCCCCTTCGAAACTTTATCTTTGTATGAATGAGCACGCTCGAGGAGCCCCATACTGGTTACATTGCTGAGGAGCCAAGTGGTCTCTAACACTTCCGGTATATCCGATTGGACCCAGAAAACGGCTTTCTCAGGATCAAGACCCAGTGCAAGGTAGTCAGCTGCCGCTTCAATCGTATTCCGTTTAAGGGTCCGTGCATCCGAAACAGTTGTCAAGGCGTGATAGTTCACCAGAAACGTAAAGAGTTCGTTTGATTCCTGATACGAGATCATTCGTTTCATCATACCGAAGTAATTGCCTATGTGGAGATTTCCTGAGGGTTGGATACCACTCAGGATCCGCTTACGCTTCATGCGAGTGCCTTGCTCGAAAAACGAGATTCCATATATAGATAGGGCCGCCACGCTTCCTGTTCCTTCTTCACGAATTGGCGGATATAGTGGATGCGCGTCGCTTTCCGAGGATGACGTAACAGCGGCATGCCGGCTTGTTCCGGAGTTCGATTTCCCTTCTTGCGGTTACAGACGTGACAGCAACAGACGAGATTTTCCCAACTGTCAGAACCGCCCCGCTCTTTAGGAATCACATGATCGAGAGTCATGGGAACGCTACGCCTGCCGCAGTATTGACACTTGTGTTGATCACGTTTGAGAATGTTCTTGCGCGACAAAACTATATCGTTACCCTTAATCTTTATGAAACGATCAAGTTTGATAACGCTCGGCAGGGGGAGTACAATGGAAGGGGAATGTATGAAATCACGGTAGTTTTCGATCACTTCAACTTTGTCTAGATAGATCAGGCAGATAGCTCGCTTGGCTGTGCATACCAGTAACGGCTGATAGTTCTGGTTTAAGACCAGTACTTCGCGATTCAAAATACCGTTGCCGTGTCGTTTCAGACTTTTCACTGCTTTTGTCCGTTAGGTTCTGTTTTCATATCTTCTCTTAACCGCGCACGAATCAGTTGTTGAAACCGGACAAATTTATTTTGACCTCTCCAGCAAGTCAAGGCAAAACACTTGACATGTCCGTCGGATGAACAGTAAGTTCTAAAACGTTATTTGGCAAAACAGCTTTGACAGGGAAACCCGTGAAAATCGGGTACAGCCCCGCTACTGTAATCGCCAGGATCTTCCATTTCTCCAGATGTTGTAGGAGAAAGCCATTGCCCCGCTCGCGGCGCGAATACCGGGATGGGCGAGAAGGCGGAATCAATCCGACGAAGTGTAAGTCAGGAAACCTGTAAGGCTGTGTTTCTCATAAACACTCTCGAGGGAGGAGAAGAGAATGCTCCATATATCACCATCACACCAGCGGTTTATCATTCCCGCCATTCTGTTATTAATCACTGTTTCCTCAGGGGAGACTATTCTAGTGGCGGGACGCGTAACAGACTACAGCGGTGAGCCGATTCCTTTTGTTGAAGTCTATTCAGCAACAACTCATCTCGGAACCACTACGGACAGAGAAGGCAGATTCATTCTTATACTAGATGATCAACCAGTTGACAGACTTGTGGTGAGTCATTCGGCCTTCACTATGCAGGAAGTGAGTTTAGATACAGTCTCAGCTGAAGATATGCGCATCAGACTCCAGCGCCGGATATACCAGTTCAAACCTGTCATCGTGGAAGGCAACCTCTACGGGCGACAGAGCCTGGCACTTCCTGTAAGCCATCGCGTCATAACCATTGACGATTCGCCAAACAGCGGCAACAGTGTCGCTGAACGACTCGGCAGGAGAGGAATCCAGATTCGGGATTACGGAGGACCGGCAGGACTCAAGACCATCTCATCTCCCACAGGCTATGCGGAACACATACTTGTTATGGTGGAGGATCTACCCATCAATTCGCCACAGAACGGAGTTTTCGATCTCAGCATTCTCCCTGCAGATCTATTTTCGCACGGCGAGTTTTACGACGGTCAAGGCTCCTCACTTTACGGTTCAAACGCTGTAGGCGGTACACTCAATCTTATGCTGGACAGGCAGAAATCAAACTTGCGCATGAGATCAGGTTCACTTGGAGAGAAGGGAATCAGCGGTCGAATTCATAAGGAGCTCAATCTTCTACGGACCGCTGTCTACGGCAACAGTTTTGAAAGCACGGCTGATTACCGAGAGAACAACGACTTCAGCCAGAGAGCTGTCGCATTCCAGGCCTCCCTCCCGCTGACAAAACAGTGGACTGCCAGATCGTTTGCACTGCAAAGTCATGTAGATCGAGGTATTGCCGGCACGCTTCAGTTTCCATCTCCATCAGCCAGAAAAGAGAATGGAGATTTTCTCTTGCTTGCCACGCTGCGGGGAATTTCTACGGCAGGTCAGACGAAAATCACTGCGGGCGTTATGAAATCCCGTGAGCACTTCACAGATCCGGACTGGATAGTCAACTCAAGACACCGCATAGATTCCTGGCAAGTCAGAGCTGTGCACCGGTTCAGAGAGTTCCTTTCTGTGCGAAACACACTCAGCCTCGAGACAACAACGAATCACGTCAGGAGCGATGACGCCGGCAATCATCAAGAAGACTTGACTGCCGTTGGATTGCTGTCGCAGATCCGGATTAGTCCAAGACTGACCGTGTCACCCAGCCTGCGCTCCGACTGGAACAGCCGTCAAGACAAAGTGATCGCCACAGGCAACCTCGCCATGCTCTGGTCCAGGAACGAAGGTCTTTTGCAATCGTTCGCCTTCAGCGCGGGATCCAGTTATCGCAATCCCACCTTCAACGATCTCTACTGGGAAGACCCGTGGGGATATTCAGTCGGAAACCTGTACCTTAAACCCGAAAAGGGAAATTCGGCTGAGGCGTCACTTCACTTACGGCCGGTAAAACCATCGTGGTTGAGCATCAGAATAAGGGGCTACTACTTCTTTACTGAGAATCTGATCCAATGGACGCCTGACGAATCGTGGGTCTATATGCCGCATAACTTGAAGAAGTCGGAATCGTACGGCGGTTCGCTGTCGGTGACTGTCTCTCCAGAGGATCTGCCGGTGACTATTTCGATACTGAGTGAACGGAATAATAGTCGCGTCCTCTCCAAAGGTGATGACCACGGTAAAAGACTACTCTACGTGCCGGCACGCTCCCACTGGGCTGAGCTGAGTTATAGCCGGAAATCGATTAACTTTCAGCTGAGATATCAACTACTGGGCAAACGTCGTTACAGTTATTCTACCGATCTGCTCCTGCGTCCCTATGAGCGGCTGGATGCAAACATATCCCTCACTTCTTCAAGACTGTTTGGTGTTGAGACGTCTATCGCACTGGGCTGCAGGAACCTGCAGGATCACAGTAATCTACAGTCTGTGTATGACTATCCTGAACCTGGAAGAACAGTCTATTCGAGGCTATCCCTGGAACTTCCCTAATCGCGGAAATTCCAGCGAAAAGTGAGATAGGTCAGTCCTCCAGCTGCCGGCAGGAGAGGTGAAACAAAAGAAGTTACCTGCTCTTCACTAAATGATGCATTCACGCTCTTTAAACGTAACCATCCGATATAAAGAAGGTTGACCATAGTGTAGGAGATTTCAAAATTCGATATGACGGCGGTGAATTGGACGTTGACGACGGTAGTGGCATCAGGTAGACCGCTGTCTTCATAATTGTAGTAACCGAGGTTCAGGATCGGATCCCAGACAAGGCGATCCCTCCCCGCCCAGACATCGGCCCACAGCTTCACTCTGGCATCCAGCTTCTCCTTGAACAGTTTCTCGTTCACGGCGAGACCGGCATTAACCTGGTGTTTTACACCGATTCCCCACCCCTTCTTCTGATTCAGCAAAGTTACACCTCTGCTGAAGAGCCACCAGTCGCGAAAGTAGTTGACCCTGGCAGACCACGCCATACCCGGAATGCGATCAGAAGTATTTTCCATTAAAGCTGTAATTTCACTGCCTTCTTCTACATGTGATTTTTCAAAGTAATAGTGTGGCGCGGCCTGCGAAATGAAGTAGCGCGTCTCCAGTTGCACTCTTTTCACTTCGTACACCGCCCCAATTCTGACCAAAGTGCGAACTTGGCTGACGGCAGAAGAATCGGGTCTCAGTGTGGGGATTTTTGCCGGATAGAATAAATCAGGCACAAAAAGAAACTGGCGTCCACTAAACTGGAAGGGAAGTAGATAAAGATCCTGCCTTGCACCCCCATACAGCCTGAAATATCCCACCGCATACTCTGATTCGAATCGGAATATAGCTGACGTTCCGTAGCCAAGGTACCCGGTGCTGCCAATTCCTGCCCTGTGGCTTAACCGTCCCGACTGACCCCGTAACCCCAGTTCGGCCGTGAAGCCGGTTCGCGCCTGGTTACCCAGTGAATCCGAACTGATGGCGCGGTAACTCGCGGCGGTTGACGCGAAGAGTGTGGCCTGCCGATTCAGCTCGCGGCTCACTTCAGCAGAAAACCTCTGTGAGAGGAGATCAGCCCGCCACTGAGGTGCATCAGATAACGAGTTGATTTTCAGCCGTTGAGAAAAACTGCCCGCTGTCAGCCGATACTTCAGACCGGCTGACTGACCCATATACCTCACCGCAACGGTTATAATCTGGTCACTCCTTAACGCCCCTTTTACCCAAGTAAGATCAGATGATACCGGAACAGCTTCGCTGGTTTTGAAATAGGCCGTCTGCATTTGCAGGCGATCTCCGCTCGTGCGCGGGCGATTGAGCATCAGCCTGTAGTTCTGTTGAATCGTGCCTCCACCGCCGGTATAGGTGCTCGGGCCGATAATACCAAATCTGTCATCAAAATTCCTTTTTAAGGCCTGAAAAACGGTGGAACGATCATCAACTCCCTCAAAATCGATCTCAAAGGCAAACTCGTCCAGAGCGTAGTCTCCCTTCTTATACCAGAGAGAACTGTTGACGAAGGGAAGATCTTCATCTGTCTTGTTGTTTTCGACCCTGAATGGAAAAGCGTAACGCTTGGGCCAGTGGGCAAAATTCCCATCGAGAAAAAGGGGACCGAGATCTGTTTCA
It includes:
- the trpS gene encoding tryptophan--tRNA ligase, whose translation is MKRKRILSGIQPSGNLHIGNYFGMMKRMISYQESNELFTFLVNYHALTTVSDARTLKRNTIEAAADYLALGLDPEKAVFWVQSDIPEVLETTWLLSNVTSMGLLERAHSYKDKVSKGITPHHGLFSYPVLMAADILLFGGEVVPVGKDQKQHLEMTRDIAVRFNATYGETFIIPEALIEEDIGLIPGIDGQKMSKSYDNTIEIFCDKEDLTRQIMSIVTDDTPPHEPKDPKTSTLYHIYALFLDKAGKKELAQRFMEPGLKYSEVKRELIDKVWDYFRLFRERRTSQFSDRDLVVKILKEGAEKARAEASSFLVLAKKNVGLSYDE
- a CDS encoding HNH endonuclease; this encodes MKSLKRHGNGILNREVLVLNQNYQPLLVCTAKRAICLIYLDKVEVIENYRDFIHSPSIVLPLPSVIKLDRFIKIKGNDIVLSRKNILKRDQHKCQYCGRRSVPMTLDHVIPKERGGSDSWENLVCCCHVCNRKKGNRTPEQAGMPLLRHPRKATRIHYIRQFVKKEQEAWRPYLYMESRFSSKALA
- a CDS encoding TonB-dependent receptor, giving the protein MLHISPSHQRFIIPAILLLITVSSGETILVAGRVTDYSGEPIPFVEVYSATTHLGTTTDREGRFILILDDQPVDRLVVSHSAFTMQEVSLDTVSAEDMRIRLQRRIYQFKPVIVEGNLYGRQSLALPVSHRVITIDDSPNSGNSVAERLGRRGIQIRDYGGPAGLKTISSPTGYAEHILVMVEDLPINSPQNGVFDLSILPADLFSHGEFYDGQGSSLYGSNAVGGTLNLMLDRQKSNLRMRSGSLGEKGISGRIHKELNLLRTAVYGNSFESTADYRENNDFSQRAVAFQASLPLTKQWTARSFALQSHVDRGIAGTLQFPSPSARKENGDFLLLATLRGISTAGQTKITAGVMKSREHFTDPDWIVNSRHRIDSWQVRAVHRFREFLSVRNTLSLETTTNHVRSDDAGNHQEDLTAVGLLSQIRISPRLTVSPSLRSDWNSRQDKVIATGNLAMLWSRNEGLLQSFAFSAGSSYRNPTFNDLYWEDPWGYSVGNLYLKPEKGNSAEASLHLRPVKPSWLSIRIRGYYFFTENLIQWTPDESWVYMPHNLKKSESYGGSLSVTVSPEDLPVTISILSERNNSRVLSKGDDHGKRLLYVPARSHWAELSYSRKSINFQLRYQLLGKRRYSYSTDLLLRPYERLDANISLTSSRLFGVETSIALGCRNLQDHSNLQSVYDYPEPGRTVYSRLSLELP